TGATATTTACATTCTTCGTCATAAAGATTTACCAAATAATCATCGAATGAAACGACAAGCTGTTGAACatgatcaaatattgaaaaatgattcatcgATCATTTGGtttgaacaacaacggtCGGCTATTCGTGTGAAACGACCAGCCATTTTTCCATCACCATCCAAATCAAACAGGTCGATTAGCCAGAATGAAAAACTACGTAATCTATGGGATACAACCAGACAGTTtatgttttcatttggaaTGAATCAGAATGAAGTTCGccatcaattcaatgatgaattatggCCCAGTCAATGGCATATACATTCATCTGGGTTTTCACGATTTGATCATGGTATTACACGAGTTTGGGATATGGGTTTCACTGGGAAAGGTGTCGTTGTCACCATACTGGATGATGGTAAGATAGTGGTCATCATTGTTAGCCATCAActaatcaattaaattgcGATTAGGACTTGAATGGAATCATTCAGACTTACATGCCaattatgatcataatgCCAGTtatgatatgaatgatgatgatccggATCCAAGTAAGCACTATGttcacaatcacaatcacaatcagaattcgaattttaatttcatttttgatttttgatacaaacaaaacaatttttaccCAACCAATCGATTGGCATTGCCTATGTGGTGTCGATGATAGCCCCTCGATATGatcttttcaattcaaattctcaTGGAACTCGATGTGCCGGTGTAGTGTCGATGATACCACAGAATAGAAAATGTGGTGTCGGTGCAGCCTACCATGCCCGGATCGGTGGTATCCGATGTTTGGATGGTGATGTATCGGACATAGTCGAGGCAAATTCATTGGCATTTCGTAATGATTACATTGATATCTACAGTGCTAGCTGGGGACCCAGTGATGGTAATAAGGTTAATTGATtgtcgtttcattttttttaaacataaTTTTCCATCCGTAATGCAGACGGTTTGACAGTGGACGGACCGAAAATGCTTGCACAAATGGCCCTTGAACGTGGCGTTGTACATGGTCGTAAAGGAAAGGGAAATATCTATGTTTGGGCTTCTGGTAATGGTGGTAGCCGTGGTGATAATTGTAATTGTGATGGTTATGTCAGTTCAATATATACGATATCGATCAATAGTGTTAGTGAGTCTGGTCATTTTCCGTGGTATGCggaaaaatgttcatcaacattggcGGCTGCATTTTCAAGTGGAGCATTTAGTGATAAGAAAATCGCAACGACTGATATACATAATACATGCACCAGAGAACATTCGGGAACATCGGCAGCTGCACCGTTAGCGGCAGCTATATTGGCATTAGTATTGGAAGCGAATCCCAATCTAACATGGCGTGATGTACAGCATTTAATCGTATGCACATCAGAATTTAGTCCGTTGCTTGATGAACGTGGATGGCGTAAAAATGGTGCCGGTTTTCTCTACAATAGCCGATTTGGTTTTGGTCTGTTGATGGCCCAATCACTGATACAAATGGCACTTAGATGGGATCCAGTACCTGAAAAATATATCTGTATCGTTCAACCTAAGCAATTATTTCCACAAGAAATATCAACAAAAGGCGATATGCTTCGAGTGTATTTCCTGCTGGAACAAAATCAAGGCATTTGTCCGATACGATTTCTAGAACATGTACAGGTGAAAATAACGTTAGAAACAACCAGACGTGGTAATAGCCGAATGTTTATGTTCTCGCCACAAGGTACGtgattaataatttaatttaatttagttTCATTTGACCACACCTTCTGATTGATATTGCTATCGGCAGATACAATGTCCATATTGATGTATCCACGCATGAAGGATAATTCGAGGCAAGGTTTTCGCAATTGGAATCTTACTTCCGTTCATTATTGGGGTGAAAATCCGGTGGGCTTATGGCGTCTTTATATACAGAATTCGGTGtgtttttgattcgaattcaatgttgaattttttttttgcatttatcTACTAGTATAATATATAATctgtttatattttattcgattattCGATAACTAGCAAAAAGATGGTAGCATATTGAAATTGACCAATGTACAGCTGATATTACATGGTATTCGACAACCAGGTGGCTGTTTCAATCATAGACCATTTAGACGCTATCTAAATGAAGATCTCATCACACAGGTTACCGCTCCTGTTGCTGAATTTAACGAAAATTCACCCGAACAATTCGATGCATTTTTCGACAATTacgaataattgaatttatcaaaaacacaaagcttttagtcttttttttgttgtatttcagttattttcaaaaattatttcattattaaattaaaCATACGCAATGCAAttattcataattattattttcacaaTCATAATATCACTGCCGATTTTTGAATCACTCGATCATCTGGACTGTCTATTCGATccattaataaatgaaacaaaagtTGGTTGGTCGGTCAATTGGACTTTTGAGATTAATCCAAAGATTGTTGACATTCGAATCGATGAATACAATGATTCTTATATGTCATGTAAGTATTTTGAATGTTGAGAGTTGTTGTAAAAATATTTGACGCTTGtctcaaacaaaaacagtaCGAATACAAATGAGACCAATGGATTTTAATGGTGAATTTCGTTGCTCTGGTCATTATTATAGAATGCGATATGGTGAAATCATTCAAGAGGATACATTGGATGAAATCTccgacaataatgatgatgatgatgatgatgaagttttAAGTGAGCAATCATTGCAGATTGCACATGAAGTATCGAATGAACCGGTGTTTGATAATCTAGGCATTGTGgcaatcatttcaatgatcatttatCTGTTTATGGCTTGTATTATCGTCATGATTAGCGTGTCCATTCGAAAAGCAACGACAACTTATGCTAAATTCACGTACATTCTTAAGTATGGTTCACAAGTGGATGCATTTGCTATacttgatgatcattaatcaatcattacaagaatattaattaattttcaatctgATCCGGAAACAATTGACTATACCGTTTTTCTAATTGTTCTTTAAGactttcataatcatcaaaacgtCCAATTTCTTCCGATAGTATCGATAATTTCAATCGTCTTTCAACCTTATCTTTACGTTTTCGAtttaattgaacaaattttcttATTGCCTTAATCCGATTTTCCGTATTATAATCGATCGGTTG
This is a stretch of genomic DNA from Dermatophagoides farinae isolate YC_2012a chromosome 6, ASM2471394v1, whole genome shotgun sequence. It encodes these proteins:
- the LOC124493883 gene encoding neuroendocrine convertase 1 isoform X1; protein product: MNRFDLIYLILAIHLNTAALAENYQNIWAVRIDGDVYKAKDVARSNNFEFIRKASFSLDAFDDIYILRHKDLPNNHRMKRQAVEHDQILKNDSSIIWFEQQRSAIRVKRPAIFPSPSKSNRSISQNEKLRNLWDTTRQFMFSFGMNQNEVRHQFNDELWPSQWHIHSSGFSRFDHGITRVWDMGFTGKGVVVTILDDGLEWNHSDLHANYDHNASYDMNDDDPDPTPRYDLFNSNSHGTRCAGVVSMIPQNRKCGVGAAYHARIGGIRCLDGDVSDIVEANSLAFRNDYIDIYSASWGPSDDGLTVDGPKMLAQMALERGVVHGRKGKGNIYVWASGNGGSRGDNCNCDGYVSSIYTISINSVSESGHFPWYAEKCSSTLAAAFSSGAFSDKKIATTDIHNTCTREHSGTSAAAPLAAAILALVLEANPNLTWRDVQHLIVCTSEFSPLLDERGWRKNGAGFLYNSRFGFGLLMAQSLIQMALRWDPVPEKYICIVQPKQLFPQEISTKGDMLRVYFLLEQNQGICPIRFLEHVQVKITLETTRRGNSRMFMFSPQDTMSILMYPRMKDNSRQGFRNWNLTSVHYWGENPVGLWRLYIQNSQKDGSILKLTNVQLILHGIRQPGGCFNHRPFRRYLNEDLITQVTAPVAEFNENSPEQFDAFFDNYE
- the LOC124493883 gene encoding neuroendocrine convertase 1 isoform X2, translated to MNRFDLIYLILAIHLNTAALAENYQNIWAVRIDGDVYKAKDVARSNNFEFIRKLDAFDDIYILRHKDLPNNHRMKRQAVEHDQILKNDSSIIWFEQQRSAIRVKRPAIFPSPSKSNRSISQNEKLRNLWDTTRQFMFSFGMNQNEVRHQFNDELWPSQWHIHSSGFSRFDHGITRVWDMGFTGKGVVVTILDDGLEWNHSDLHANYDHNASYDMNDDDPDPTPRYDLFNSNSHGTRCAGVVSMIPQNRKCGVGAAYHARIGGIRCLDGDVSDIVEANSLAFRNDYIDIYSASWGPSDDGLTVDGPKMLAQMALERGVVHGRKGKGNIYVWASGNGGSRGDNCNCDGYVSSIYTISINSVSESGHFPWYAEKCSSTLAAAFSSGAFSDKKIATTDIHNTCTREHSGTSAAAPLAAAILALVLEANPNLTWRDVQHLIVCTSEFSPLLDERGWRKNGAGFLYNSRFGFGLLMAQSLIQMALRWDPVPEKYICIVQPKQLFPQEISTKGDMLRVYFLLEQNQGICPIRFLEHVQVKITLETTRRGNSRMFMFSPQDTMSILMYPRMKDNSRQGFRNWNLTSVHYWGENPVGLWRLYIQNSQKDGSILKLTNVQLILHGIRQPGGCFNHRPFRRYLNEDLITQVTAPVAEFNENSPEQFDAFFDNYE